A DNA window from Streptomyces sp. CA-278952 contains the following coding sequences:
- a CDS encoding anti-sigma factor family protein translates to MSGTGPTPAEAHLGDRLAALVDGELKHDARERVLAHLATCAKCKAEADAQRRLKSAFAMSASPSPSEGFLARLQGLPGGSGGDDTGSGGPFGGRGPFADEFFPGLRPSGGSTRADTAPSPLDGFGYLPATHGSTAVLPGGPASGSVFRIHEVARDADRSPWRGRRFAFAAASAVSLAAIALGGTLPLDSGPESSLRAEGAGNNATPLDAATRAENGAKAVSRRGGGALVVTGDGRAAERPASGTAPAGTNRVPSTLTGATPVVPAATPPADRQGPPTAPPLLGVQTTGGHPFTFPVLNVSVSPLIRPAVSGTPLLAAALGSGQAPKTGLSPVPSGPPANDLASPLSPRP, encoded by the coding sequence GTGAGCGGCACAGGACCCACCCCCGCGGAAGCGCATCTGGGGGACCGACTCGCCGCGCTGGTCGACGGCGAGCTGAAACACGACGCCCGTGAGCGGGTCCTGGCCCACCTGGCGACCTGCGCCAAGTGCAAGGCCGAGGCCGATGCCCAGCGCCGCCTCAAGAGCGCCTTCGCCATGTCCGCCTCACCCTCGCCCTCCGAGGGCTTCCTGGCCCGGCTACAGGGCCTTCCCGGGGGCTCTGGCGGTGACGACACCGGCTCCGGCGGACCGTTCGGCGGCCGAGGGCCCTTCGCCGACGAGTTCTTTCCCGGGCTGCGGCCCTCCGGCGGCAGCACCCGCGCCGACACCGCGCCCTCGCCCCTGGACGGCTTCGGATACCTCCCCGCCACCCACGGCTCGACCGCCGTGCTGCCCGGCGGCCCCGCTTCCGGTTCGGTCTTCCGCATACACGAGGTGGCCCGCGACGCGGACCGCTCGCCCTGGCGCGGGCGGCGCTTCGCGTTCGCCGCGGCCAGCGCCGTCTCCCTCGCGGCCATCGCGCTGGGCGGCACCCTGCCGCTGGACTCCGGCCCCGAATCCTCCCTGCGCGCCGAGGGCGCCGGGAACAACGCCACCCCGCTCGACGCCGCGACCCGCGCCGAGAACGGCGCGAAGGCGGTCAGCCGCCGGGGCGGCGGCGCCCTCGTGGTGACCGGCGACGGCCGGGCGGCCGAGCGGCCCGCGTCCGGCACGGCCCCCGCCGGGACGAACCGGGTGCCCTCGACACTCACCGGTGCGACACCGGTGGTTCCGGCCGCCACCCCTCCGGCCGACCGGCAGGGGCCGCCGACCGCCCCGCCGCTGTTGGGCGTCCAGACCACGGGCGGGCACCCGTTCACCTTCCCCGTGCTGAACGTGTCCGTGTCGCCGCTGATACGCCCGGCGGTGTCCGGCACCCCGCTGCTGGCGGCTGCCCTCGGCAGCGGCCAGGCGCCGAAGACAGGGCTCTCCCCGGTTCCCTCGGGGCCGCCCGCCAACGATCTGGCGAGCCCGCTTTCCCCCCGGCCCTGA
- the sigE gene encoding RNA polymerase sigma factor SigE, producing MLRRLLRSAGEPKSVTNIADRSSEDSAPTATFASDADSQAWTPPSWEEIVSTHSGRVYRLAYRLTGNQHDAEDLTQEVFVRVFRSLSTYTPGTFEGWLHRITTNLFLDMVRRKQRIRFDSLGDDAAERLPSREPSPQQVFNDTHFDADVQQALDTLAPEFRAAVVLCDIEGLSYEEIAATLGVKLGTVRSRIHRGRSHLRKALKHRSPEARAEQRSLADAVLAGEGGTA from the coding sequence ATGCTGCGACGTCTTCTCAGGTCGGCCGGTGAGCCGAAATCCGTGACCAACATTGCTGACCGTTCTTCCGAAGACTCCGCACCGACCGCGACCTTCGCCTCTGATGCGGATTCTCAGGCGTGGACCCCGCCCTCATGGGAAGAGATCGTCAGCACGCACAGCGGCCGTGTGTACCGCCTCGCCTACCGGCTGACGGGAAACCAGCACGACGCCGAGGACCTGACCCAGGAGGTCTTCGTCCGGGTGTTCCGCTCGCTGTCGACGTACACACCCGGCACCTTCGAGGGCTGGCTGCACCGCATCACGACCAATCTCTTCCTGGACATGGTCCGGCGCAAGCAGCGCATCCGCTTCGACTCGCTCGGCGACGACGCGGCCGAGCGCCTGCCGAGCCGTGAGCCGTCCCCGCAGCAGGTCTTCAACGACACCCACTTCGACGCCGACGTGCAGCAGGCGCTGGACACCCTCGCGCCCGAGTTCCGTGCGGCCGTGGTCCTCTGCGACATCGAGGGCCTCAGCTACGAGGAGATCGCCGCGACCCTGGGGGTGAAGCTCGGCACCGTCCGCAGCCGTATCCACCGCGGCCGCTCGCACCTGCGCAAGGCGCTCAAGCACCGTTCGCCCGAGGCCCGCGCCGAGCAGCGCTCCCTGGCGGACGCGGTCCTGGCAGGGGAGGGCGGAACGGCGTGA
- a CDS encoding O-methyltransferase yields the protein MRQLRGQERVITANRQTSWAFADAFVAEDEALHGARERARELGLRSVSPGTGAALRLLAAAADAKAVAEIGTGTGVSGIYLLHGMRPDGVLTTVDPEPERQQFARAAFREAGFATNRARFIPGRALDVLPRLADGGYDLVFCDGDRLESLDVLAESLRLLRPGGLVCFEGVFADGRTVDSAAQPAEVLRLRDLLRAVRESQELMPTLLPVGDGLLCAVRRG from the coding sequence TTGCGCCAACTACGGGGTCAGGAGAGGGTCATTACCGCCAACCGGCAGACGAGCTGGGCGTTCGCCGACGCCTTTGTCGCCGAGGACGAAGCACTGCACGGGGCCCGGGAGCGGGCTCGCGAGCTGGGGCTTCGCTCGGTGTCACCGGGCACCGGCGCTGCGCTGCGCCTGCTGGCAGCCGCCGCGGACGCCAAAGCGGTGGCGGAGATCGGCACGGGCACCGGCGTGTCCGGCATCTATCTCCTGCACGGAATGCGGCCGGACGGTGTCCTGACCACGGTGGACCCCGAGCCCGAGCGTCAGCAGTTCGCCCGGGCGGCGTTCCGCGAGGCGGGCTTCGCCACCAACCGGGCCCGGTTCATCCCCGGCCGCGCCCTGGACGTCCTGCCCCGGCTCGCGGACGGCGGTTACGACCTCGTCTTCTGCGACGGCGACCGGCTGGAGAGTCTCGATGTGCTCGCTGAATCGTTGCGCCTGCTGCGGCCCGGCGGGCTGGTCTGCTTCGAGGGCGTCTTCGCCGACGGCCGCACGGTCGACTCCGCGGCCCAGCCGGCCGAGGTGCTGCGGCTGCGGGACCTCCTGCGGGCGGTGCGCGAGAGCCAGGAGCTGATGCCGACCCTGCTGCCGGTCGGCGACGGCCTGCTCTGCGCGGTCCGGCGCGGCTGA
- a CDS encoding DUF3117 domain-containing protein, translating to MAAMKPRTGDGPLEVTKEGRGIVMRVPLEGGGRLVVELTPDEADALGDALKKVVG from the coding sequence ATGGCGGCCATGAAGCCGCGGACGGGCGACGGCCCGCTCGAGGTGACAAAGGAGGGGCGGGGCATCGTCATGCGCGTTCCGCTCGAAGGCGGCGGTCGGCTTGTTGTCGAGCTGACTCCGGACGAGGCCGATGCCCTCGGCGACGCGCTGAAGAAGGTCGTCGGCTGA